Proteins found in one Alteromonas macleodii genomic segment:
- a CDS encoding HAD family hydrolase produces MQTTTVKLVIFDCDGVLIDSEVLSMEAWQEILADYNISLSKQFFITHFLGKSVEHVEKILKTDFCFELTDVVKEDFHALLYEKFEHSLRRTPGIKYVLTNLDARHIPYCVATSSSPERTTKALKSTGLFSYFEGRIFTRSMVEKGKPAPDLFLHAAATMGIKPENCLVIEDSQPGLAAAVAAKMSCLHFTGGAHLHNDIKADIPNDSKSLFSWDEIHSLLPDIFDARKINE; encoded by the coding sequence TTGCAAACAACTACCGTAAAGTTAGTGATCTTTGATTGTGACGGTGTACTCATTGATAGCGAAGTGCTGTCTATGGAAGCTTGGCAGGAAATTCTAGCGGACTATAACATTTCTTTATCGAAGCAGTTCTTTATCACTCACTTTCTTGGTAAAAGCGTAGAACACGTAGAGAAGATACTAAAAACGGACTTTTGCTTTGAGTTAACTGACGTGGTTAAAGAGGACTTTCACGCTCTGCTCTATGAAAAGTTTGAGCACTCATTGCGAAGGACACCAGGCATCAAGTACGTATTAACAAACCTTGATGCCCGCCACATTCCCTATTGTGTTGCCACAAGCAGTTCTCCCGAAAGAACGACTAAAGCGTTAAAAAGCACCGGCCTTTTCTCTTATTTTGAGGGACGTATTTTCACGCGCTCTATGGTAGAGAAAGGTAAACCAGCACCAGATTTGTTTTTACATGCTGCGGCAACGATGGGTATAAAACCTGAAAACTGCTTAGTTATTGAAGACTCTCAGCCCGGTTTAGCCGCAGCAGTAGCCGCCAAGATGTCCTGCCTTCATTTTACCGGTGGTGCACATTTACATAACGATATAAAAGCTGATATTCCAAATGACAGCAAATCTCTCTTTTCATGGGACGAAATTCATTCTCTTCTCCCTGACATTTTCGACGCGAGAAAAATAAATGAGTAA
- a CDS encoding DUF3718 domain-containing protein translates to MLKIVKASLVIAGTFGVSSVAHADVSEALANICTIVQADDKGELRKKMRAVQSDYRMKLKDYYSGVSCSGNSLIRTAMLNNAVEAGELLVKKMPKSDLKAPEADGKTLQAWVAENGLQDSPIAAVLQERL, encoded by the coding sequence ATGTTGAAAATAGTTAAAGCTTCTCTTGTTATCGCTGGTACTTTCGGTGTGTCATCAGTAGCACACGCTGACGTTAGCGAGGCATTAGCAAATATATGCACCATTGTGCAGGCGGACGATAAAGGCGAATTAAGAAAGAAGATGCGCGCCGTTCAGTCTGACTATCGAATGAAACTAAAAGATTACTATTCGGGTGTTAGCTGCAGTGGTAACAGCCTTATCCGTACTGCGATGCTTAATAACGCTGTGGAAGCCGGAGAGTTGTTGGTTAAAAAGATGCCGAAAAGCGACTTAAAAGCCCCCGAAGCAGACGGCAAAACCTTACAAGCTTGGGTTGCGGAGAACGGCTTGCAAGACAGCCCAATCGCAGCGGTGCTTCAAGAGCGACTGTAA
- a CDS encoding CobW family GTP-binding protein — MIKAVPTNIITGFLGVGKTSALLHLLKQKPSNERWAILINEFGEIGIDGALVQGMQTGKPTSISENAQKVFIKEVPGGCMCCAAGLPMQIALNQLLAQSKPDRLLIEPTGLGHPVEVMQTLSAEHYQDVLDIQRTITLVDARKLTDPRYTTHATFNQQIDIADVIVGNKCDLYGLNEAENLTDYSVNRGKQNTPIVLCEHGEIPFTVLQGKSDALVEMNAHAHHHHNSEPTPSINERPFPDSGFLKIENEGEGFKAVGWRFSPSIEFDRDALLAWINKLEVERLKAVMITSTGIFSYNLADGDLVESELSECAESKIEIIAANVNTDWDDELAACVQAG, encoded by the coding sequence ATGATTAAAGCAGTACCTACCAACATCATCACGGGCTTTCTAGGTGTGGGAAAAACATCCGCTCTACTACACTTGTTAAAGCAAAAACCTTCAAACGAGCGTTGGGCCATTCTAATCAACGAGTTTGGCGAGATAGGTATTGATGGTGCACTTGTGCAAGGTATGCAAACTGGAAAGCCTACTTCCATCTCAGAAAATGCGCAGAAAGTATTTATTAAAGAGGTGCCCGGCGGCTGCATGTGCTGCGCTGCAGGCTTACCTATGCAAATAGCATTAAATCAATTGCTCGCCCAGTCTAAACCCGACCGTTTACTGATTGAACCTACTGGGTTAGGACACCCTGTAGAAGTTATGCAAACCTTAAGCGCTGAACACTATCAAGACGTGCTGGATATTCAACGTACTATCACGTTAGTTGATGCAAGAAAGCTAACCGATCCTCGCTATACCACGCATGCCACGTTTAATCAGCAAATTGATATTGCCGATGTCATTGTAGGAAATAAATGCGATCTTTACGGGCTAAACGAAGCAGAAAACTTAACGGACTATTCGGTTAATAGAGGCAAGCAAAACACGCCTATCGTACTATGCGAACATGGAGAAATACCTTTTACTGTATTACAGGGAAAATCGGATGCGCTTGTAGAAATGAATGCACATGCCCACCATCACCACAATAGCGAGCCTACACCTTCAATTAACGAACGACCTTTTCCCGATTCAGGCTTTTTAAAAATCGAAAATGAAGGGGAAGGTTTTAAAGCTGTGGGATGGCGCTTTTCCCCCTCCATAGAATTCGATAGAGATGCGCTATTAGCCTGGATAAATAAGCTAGAAGTAGAACGCTTAAAAGCGGTAATGATCACAAGCACAGGCATATTTAGCTATAACCTTGCAGACGGCGACTTAGTTGAAAGTGAGCTAAGTGAGTGTGCTGAAAGTAAAATTGAAATTATTGCTGCTAACGTTAATACTGACTGGGATGATGAATTAGCCGCCTGTGTACAAGCCGGCTAA
- a CDS encoding purine-cytosine permease family protein, protein MKSTSSDIDISQVSDEQLPVAKHKLKGWKHFMGLYAGEHVAATEFVFGATFVALGATMTDILLGLLIGNLLAVLSWTLITTPIAVETRLSLYSYLQKIAGDSMTKLYNWANVIIFTVISAAMITVSATAVRFALNIPAQLNWYPTNLAFVAVVLAVGVIVVFVAMYGFNAVSDFSRICAPWLFTMFICGPLILMPALAESVIGQTFLTSWNDFMHIGSTSVWTGLTQSGEPGIGLLEVIGFSWAANTITHFGLIDMALLRFAKRKRYGLCTSAGMLFGHYIAWISAGIMGAGTAVIVQKSIVELDPGDVAFHALGLSGLVIVIVAGWTTANANLYRAGLAAQAIFKDKSRTKTTAVVGMVTVAIACFPFVFTKLLPLLTYAGLLVVPVGAIVFAEHMIFPRIGYTRYWAHYQSLTHSTPAVASWGLGLVFGFGLNALDVISFYYLFIPTWFFTIAVYTALAAKYGAKQSYPEQEAQVEAFDARVEAHQQQEAALENDHVEDISAVTKLLRLTSVASLLVSIALAIKTFSLSDTLAVYESNRDLFFNIGFACTVIYFVTAYWAMRRQKALQS, encoded by the coding sequence ATGAAGTCAACGTCGAGCGATATTGATATTTCACAGGTAAGCGATGAGCAACTCCCTGTCGCTAAACATAAATTAAAGGGATGGAAGCATTTCATGGGCTTGTATGCCGGTGAACATGTTGCCGCAACAGAATTTGTTTTCGGTGCAACGTTTGTCGCCCTAGGCGCCACCATGACCGACATTTTGTTAGGCTTACTTATTGGTAATCTACTGGCGGTTTTAAGCTGGACACTTATCACTACACCTATAGCTGTTGAAACCCGTCTAAGCTTGTACTCCTATCTTCAGAAGATCGCGGGCGATTCGATGACAAAGCTCTATAACTGGGCGAACGTGATCATATTCACTGTAATATCTGCTGCGATGATCACAGTATCGGCAACGGCTGTGCGCTTTGCATTAAATATTCCTGCGCAGTTGAATTGGTATCCGACTAACTTAGCCTTTGTTGCTGTAGTGCTAGCAGTAGGGGTTATCGTTGTGTTTGTCGCCATGTACGGGTTTAACGCCGTATCTGACTTCTCCCGGATTTGTGCACCTTGGCTGTTCACTATGTTCATCTGTGGTCCACTTATTCTTATGCCTGCACTAGCAGAATCTGTAATAGGACAAACGTTTCTAACATCGTGGAACGACTTTATGCACATTGGCAGTACGTCGGTGTGGACGGGGTTAACACAAAGCGGTGAGCCAGGGATTGGTTTATTAGAAGTTATTGGCTTCTCTTGGGCAGCGAATACCATTACGCATTTTGGTCTTATTGATATGGCGCTACTTCGATTTGCAAAGCGTAAGCGCTACGGCCTTTGCACATCAGCAGGTATGTTGTTCGGTCATTATATCGCATGGATTTCAGCGGGTATTATGGGCGCTGGAACCGCGGTTATCGTTCAAAAATCTATTGTTGAACTCGACCCAGGCGATGTTGCTTTCCACGCGCTAGGTCTATCAGGTCTTGTTATTGTTATCGTTGCAGGTTGGACTACCGCAAATGCTAACCTTTATCGTGCCGGGCTTGCTGCACAAGCTATTTTCAAAGATAAGTCACGTACCAAAACCACTGCCGTTGTTGGTATGGTTACGGTGGCCATTGCTTGCTTCCCATTTGTATTTACCAAGTTACTACCGCTGCTAACTTATGCTGGGCTACTTGTTGTTCCAGTGGGTGCAATAGTATTCGCTGAGCATATGATTTTCCCTCGAATTGGGTATACACGCTACTGGGCACATTATCAGAGTCTTACTCATAGCACGCCAGCTGTTGCAAGCTGGGGCTTAGGACTTGTGTTCGGCTTTGGTTTAAATGCTTTAGATGTAATTTCATTCTATTACCTGTTTATACCAACCTGGTTCTTTACTATTGCGGTATATACTGCGCTTGCAGCCAAGTACGGTGCAAAACAGTCATACCCAGAGCAGGAAGCGCAGGTAGAGGCTTTCGATGCACGCGTTGAAGCGCATCAACAACAAGAAGCTGCGTTAGAAAACGACCACGTTGAAGATATTAGCGCTGTAACCAAGCTATTGCGCCTTACTTCTGTAGCTAGCCTACTTGTGTCCATCGCGCTAGCAATTAAAACTTTTTCTCTTAGTGACACGCTTGCCGTGTACGAATCGAACCGAGATCTATTTTTCAATATTGGGTTCGCGTGCACCGTTATCTATTTCGTTACTGCGTATTGGGCGATGCGTCGCCAAAAAGCGCTTCAAAGCTAA
- a CDS encoding Fur family transcriptional regulator — protein MDQRFQNLLAIAQDKCEGDGLRLTQKRKQVLNILIEASSPLSAYEIKDLYAKRHDENIKPMTIYRALEFLSEANLVHKLNLNNKYIGCARAKCCEHHGYSQFLICVRCGAVEESIVDPVVYEHLVQQAQALQCEIITPHLEVACICARCQ, from the coding sequence ATGGATCAACGATTTCAAAACTTGCTTGCTATAGCTCAGGATAAATGTGAGGGAGACGGGCTGCGCTTAACACAGAAGCGCAAACAGGTACTTAATATATTAATTGAAGCGTCGTCTCCACTGTCGGCCTATGAAATAAAAGATTTGTATGCAAAGCGGCATGACGAAAATATCAAACCAATGACTATTTACCGAGCGCTTGAATTCCTGTCAGAGGCAAACTTAGTTCACAAACTTAATCTCAACAATAAGTATATAGGATGTGCTCGTGCTAAATGCTGTGAACACCACGGGTATTCGCAGTTTTTAATTTGCGTTCGCTGTGGCGCAGTTGAAGAGTCTATTGTAGACCCTGTTGTTTATGAACATCTTGTCCAGCAAGCGCAAGCGTTGCAATGCGAGATTATAACGCCTCACCTAGAAGTCGCGTGTATTTGCGCACGTTGCCAATAA
- a CDS encoding mannitol dehydrogenase family protein, translating to MQSQTSILLNKANLPSLPAGIQRPAYDVENVQTGIVHIGVGGFHRAHEAMYVDRLMAKTGDLSWGICGVGLRENDRAMKKVFDEQDNLYTLVEKHNDGSRVASVIGAMTGFMMATDNPQAVIDKMSEPEVRIVSLTITEGGYNFDASTGEFITTNPDVIHDIENPKNPKLVFGYLVAAIKKRKENNVQPFTVMSCDNIQHNGHVLKKMLLAYIELFDQALAQWVNENVSFPNSMVDRITPATTNEDIVSLKAQGIEDSWPVVCEPFDQWVIEDDFCNTKPQFDQVGAQFVSDVAPYEKLKLRMLNAGHSVLGLVGSVAGLDTIHESVEAAQLKQLLSIFMEKEVMPTLDQVEGIDVFDYRDTLISRFSNPFIKDTLARICLESSAKLPVFLLPTVRDNLVAGRDVSISAFVVACWSYYSDKHASQDGKPLEINDVLSDTLHQAAQQNDTDRLSFLKVEEVFGELAQQEKFADVYKAFLERIYQNEPVLSISEAISEEKLAVAKAS from the coding sequence ATGCAATCTCAAACGTCTATTTTATTAAACAAAGCTAATTTACCGTCGTTGCCGGCAGGTATTCAGCGCCCAGCCTACGATGTGGAGAATGTTCAAACAGGTATCGTTCACATTGGGGTAGGCGGCTTTCATCGTGCACATGAAGCTATGTACGTAGACAGGCTGATGGCAAAAACCGGCGATTTGTCTTGGGGCATTTGTGGCGTGGGTCTTCGCGAGAACGACCGCGCAATGAAAAAAGTGTTCGATGAGCAAGATAACCTGTACACCTTAGTTGAAAAACATAATGACGGCTCACGCGTTGCGTCAGTTATAGGTGCAATGACAGGGTTTATGATGGCAACGGATAACCCTCAAGCTGTCATTGATAAAATGTCTGAGCCTGAAGTGCGCATTGTTTCTTTAACTATCACAGAAGGTGGTTATAACTTTGATGCGTCTACAGGGGAGTTTATTACCACTAACCCAGACGTTATTCATGACATTGAAAACCCCAAAAATCCAAAACTAGTGTTTGGTTATTTGGTTGCTGCTATTAAAAAGCGTAAAGAAAACAATGTTCAGCCATTTACTGTTATGTCGTGCGACAACATTCAGCACAACGGTCATGTGCTGAAAAAAATGTTGCTAGCTTACATCGAACTATTCGACCAAGCGTTAGCCCAATGGGTTAACGAGAATGTTAGCTTCCCTAACTCTATGGTGGACAGAATTACGCCTGCGACGACAAACGAAGATATTGTTTCGTTAAAAGCGCAGGGTATTGAAGATAGCTGGCCGGTAGTATGTGAGCCTTTCGATCAGTGGGTTATTGAAGATGATTTTTGCAACACTAAGCCACAGTTTGACCAAGTGGGCGCACAGTTCGTTAGCGATGTAGCCCCTTATGAAAAGTTGAAGCTACGCATGCTAAACGCCGGGCATTCAGTACTAGGACTAGTGGGTTCAGTTGCCGGTCTTGATACTATCCATGAAAGTGTAGAAGCTGCGCAGTTAAAGCAGCTATTGTCTATCTTTATGGAAAAAGAGGTGATGCCAACCCTAGACCAGGTTGAAGGCATTGATGTATTTGATTATCGCGACACGTTAATCTCTCGCTTTTCAAATCCGTTTATCAAGGATACCTTGGCACGTATTTGCTTAGAAAGTTCAGCCAAACTGCCAGTATTCTTGTTGCCTACGGTACGCGACAACTTAGTAGCTGGTCGCGATGTAAGTATTAGTGCCTTCGTCGTTGCGTGTTGGTCGTATTATTCTGATAAACACGCGTCTCAAGACGGAAAGCCGCTAGAAATCAACGATGTATTGTCTGATACACTTCATCAAGCTGCCCAGCAAAACGACACGGACAGGTTAAGCTTCTTGAAGGTAGAAGAAGTGTTTGGTGAGCTTGCCCAGCAAGAAAAATTTGCTGATGTATATAAGGCATTCCTTGAGCGAATTTATCAAAATGAGCCTGTACTTTCGATAAGCGAAGCAATTTCTGAAGAAAAGCTAGCGGTGGCTAAGGCCAGTTAG
- a CDS encoding dihydroorotase, with protein MKIIINNASTTPHLLGRNGHDLITISLAIEKGKIFQISECPLPAPQGTSTEKNSEKVIDATGLFLSPGLLDPQVHFREPGMEYKEDIASGSRAAVKGGFTSVVSMPNTTPTADNEDTVAFMVEKASTTGLCKVYPTGALSKGLEGKEITDFETLQAAGAVAITDDGKGVQNNSLFKQALINAKALGMPVLDHSEDESLSNGGAIHEGDVSRKHNVKGIKASSESVHVKRGCEYSLETGGHYHVLHVSTADSIEAIRQAKVQGANVTVEVSPHHLLLCDEDIPIKADGTLDANWKMNPPLRSKHDMLACREALSEGIIDAIATDHAPHAPHEKALPIEKAPFGIIGLETAFALIYTHFVKTGKLNLNTAVDLMSKQAGAIFNIKCGRIEEGAGADLALFDLNTPFTVTPSFFASKSQNSPFINETLYGETYYTLVNGEVKYTRR; from the coding sequence ATGAAGATCATAATCAATAACGCTTCAACCACACCCCATCTGTTGGGGCGAAATGGCCACGACCTTATCACTATTTCACTCGCTATCGAAAAGGGCAAAATTTTCCAGATTTCAGAATGTCCATTACCCGCGCCACAAGGAACTTCTACCGAAAAAAATTCTGAAAAGGTAATAGATGCAACTGGTTTATTCCTCTCCCCAGGTTTGCTTGACCCCCAAGTACACTTTAGAGAACCAGGCATGGAGTACAAAGAAGATATTGCCTCCGGAAGCCGCGCAGCAGTAAAAGGCGGCTTTACTTCGGTAGTATCAATGCCAAATACAACGCCAACCGCTGATAATGAAGATACGGTAGCCTTTATGGTAGAAAAAGCCAGCACGACGGGGCTGTGTAAAGTTTATCCGACAGGGGCGCTCTCAAAGGGGTTAGAAGGGAAAGAGATAACAGATTTTGAAACTCTCCAGGCTGCAGGCGCCGTTGCCATTACTGACGATGGTAAAGGCGTTCAAAATAATAGCTTGTTTAAGCAGGCACTTATCAACGCCAAAGCGCTTGGGATGCCAGTACTCGATCATAGCGAAGATGAAAGCTTATCAAACGGCGGCGCTATCCACGAAGGAGACGTATCTAGAAAACATAATGTAAAGGGAATTAAGGCATCCTCAGAGTCGGTACATGTGAAGCGGGGATGTGAATACAGTCTAGAAACAGGTGGGCATTATCACGTTTTACACGTTTCTACCGCTGACTCAATAGAGGCTATTAGACAGGCAAAAGTACAAGGGGCTAATGTAACTGTAGAGGTTTCACCCCATCACTTATTGCTTTGCGATGAAGATATACCCATTAAGGCCGATGGTACGCTTGACGCGAATTGGAAAATGAACCCGCCCCTTCGTTCTAAACACGATATGCTTGCGTGTCGAGAAGCGTTATCAGAAGGGATAATAGATGCTATTGCAACTGACCACGCTCCTCACGCGCCGCATGAAAAAGCTTTGCCTATTGAGAAAGCGCCCTTTGGTATTATAGGGTTGGAGACCGCATTTGCGCTTATCTACACACATTTTGTCAAAACAGGAAAGCTTAATTTAAATACTGCTGTTGATCTTATGAGTAAGCAAGCTGGTGCGATATTTAATATTAAATGCGGACGAATTGAAGAAGGCGCAGGTGCAGACTTAGCGCTATTTGATTTAAATACGCCGTTTACAGTAACGCCTTCATTTTTTGCTTCAAAGTCACAAAACTCGCCCTTTATCAACGAAACCTTGTATGGCGAAACATACTATACGCTGGTAAACGGAGAGGTAAAATATACAAGGCGTTAA
- a CDS encoding sugar-binding transcriptional regulator translates to MSKKAQNELNKLDEAARAGWMYYVGGKTQDEIAKTLNTSRQSAQRLVALSMSEGLVKVRLEHPIARCMELAQGIKEKFGLSFCEVVPNVDDDPNSTQGLGQAGAAAIERALKFDTPQTIAFGTGRVLRACADELSILHCPQHKIVSLVGNIADNGEATRYDVAVHVADRVKAQHYPMPTPVIASSKSEREVWQQQQHISRIHAFAEQADISFVGIGNLGSVSPLYKDGFIGDDELGVLSDSGACGEIISWVFNEEGALIKCDINERVTSFKLKATPEKPVIGVAAGDSKFKAIRGALRSKFLNGLITTERTASALLEI, encoded by the coding sequence ATGAGTAAGAAAGCACAAAACGAACTTAACAAACTAGACGAAGCCGCAAGAGCAGGATGGATGTATTACGTTGGGGGCAAAACACAAGATGAAATTGCAAAAACCCTTAACACGTCACGCCAGAGCGCTCAGCGCCTTGTGGCGTTATCTATGTCAGAAGGCTTGGTGAAGGTGCGTTTGGAACATCCCATAGCCAGATGCATGGAGTTGGCGCAAGGCATTAAAGAAAAGTTCGGGCTGTCATTTTGTGAAGTGGTACCCAACGTCGACGACGATCCTAATTCCACACAGGGACTCGGCCAAGCAGGCGCTGCCGCCATAGAGCGTGCCCTTAAATTTGATACGCCACAAACTATTGCTTTTGGCACAGGGCGCGTTCTTCGAGCATGTGCAGATGAACTATCTATTCTTCATTGTCCCCAGCATAAAATAGTGTCGTTAGTAGGTAATATTGCAGATAACGGCGAAGCAACACGATATGATGTTGCCGTTCACGTTGCAGATAGAGTAAAAGCGCAGCATTACCCCATGCCCACACCAGTTATAGCCTCAAGTAAGTCAGAACGCGAAGTGTGGCAACAACAACAGCATATTTCACGCATTCACGCGTTTGCTGAGCAGGCGGATATTAGTTTCGTCGGTATCGGAAATTTAGGTAGCGTGTCACCGCTTTACAAAGACGGCTTTATCGGCGATGACGAATTAGGCGTATTGTCTGACTCTGGCGCATGTGGCGAAATAATAAGTTGGGTCTTTAATGAAGAAGGTGCACTCATAAAATGCGATATTAATGAAAGAGTGACGAGCTTTAAATTGAAAGCTACGCCAGAAAAGCCTGTTATTGGCGTGGCGGCGGGCGATAGTAAATTTAAAGCTATTAGGGGCGCACTTCGCTCTAAGTTTTTAAATGGCCTTATCACAACGGAGCGAACAGCATCAGCATTACTCGAAATTTAA